From Cervus canadensis isolate Bull #8, Minnesota chromosome 28, ASM1932006v1, whole genome shotgun sequence, one genomic window encodes:
- the BAG6 gene encoding large proline-rich protein BAG6 isoform X7, whose protein sequence is MEPNDSTSTTMEEPDSLEVLVKTLDSQTRTFIVGAQMNVKEFKEHIAASVSIPSEKQRLIYQGRVLQDDKKLQEYNVGGKVIHLVERAPPQTQLPSGASSGTGSTSATHGGGPPSGTRGPGASVHDRNANSYVMVGTFNLPSEPRVRLVMAQHMIRDIQTLLSRMECRGGAQAQHSQPPLQTPTVAPEPVALTSQTSEPVESEVPPREPMEAEEVEERAPTQSPELTPSGPAPAGPASAPETNAPNHPSPAEYVEVLQELQRLESRLQPFLQRYYEVLGAAATTDYNNNQEGREEDQRLINLVGESLRLLGNTFVALSDLRCNLACAPPRHLHVVRPMSHYTTPMVLQQAAIPIQINVGTTVTMTGNGTRPPPTPSAEAPPAGAGQASSLAPSSTTIESSNEGASPPGPAPPPTTSHPRVIRISHQSVEPVVMMHMNIQDSGTQPGGVPSAPTGPLGPPGHGQTLGSTLIQLPSLPPEFMHAVAHQITHEAMVAAVASAAAGQQVPGFPTAPTRLVIARPTPPQARPSHPGGPPVSGALPGAGLGTNASLAQMVSGLVGQLLMQPVLVAQGTPGMAPPPAPATASASSGTTNTATTAGPAPGGPAQPPPPQASASDIQFSQLLGNLLGPAGPGTGGPGVASPTITVAMPGVPAFLQGMTDFLQATQTAAPPPPPPPPPPPPPAPEQQTAPPPGSPSGGSGSPGSVGPESLPLEFFTSVVQGVLSSLLGSLGARAGSSESIAAFIQRLSGSSNIFEPGADGALGFFGALLSLLCQNFSMVDVVMLLHGHFQPLQRLQPQLRSFFHQHYLGGQEPTPGNIRTATHALITGLEEYVRESFSLVQVQPGVDIIRTNLEFLQEQFNSIAAHVMHCTDSGFGARLLELCNQGLFECLALNLHCLGGQQMELAAVINGRIRRMSRGVNPSLVSWLTTMMGLRLQVVLEHMPVGPDAILRYVRRVGDPPQTLPEEPMEVQGSERTSPEPQRENASPAPGTTAEEAMSRGPPPAPEGGSRDEQDGASAETEPWAAAVPPEWVPIIQQDIQSQRKVKPQPPLSDAYLSGMPAKRRKLRADIQKRLQEDPNYSPQRFPNAQRAFADDP, encoded by the exons ATGGAGCCCAATGATAGTACCAGTACCACTATGGAGGAACCTGACAGCCTGGAGGTGCTGGTGAAGACCCTGGACTCTCAGACCCGGACCTTTATTGTGGGGGCCCAG ATGAACGTAAAGGAGTTTAAGGAGCATATTGCTGCTTCTGTTAGCATCCCGTCTGAGAAACAACGGCTTATCTACCAGGGACGAGTTCTGCAGGATGATAAGAAGCTCCAAGAATACa ATGTTGGGGGAAAGGTTATTCACCTTGTGGAACGGGCTCCTCCTCAGACTCAGCTCCCTTCTGGAGCGTCTTCTGGAACAGGGTCCACCTCAGCCACCCATGGTGGGGGACCCCCGTCTGGTACTCGGGGGCCTGGGGCCTCTGTCCATGACCGGAATGCCAACAGCTATGTCATGGTTGGAACCTTCAATCTTCCC AGCGAGCCCCGAGTGCGGCTGGTGATGGCTCAGCATATGATCAGGGATATACAGACCTTACTCTCCCGGATGGAG TGCCGAGGCGGGGCCCaagcccagcacagccagccGCCTCTCCAGACGCCAACGGTGGCCCCAGAGCCGGTGGCCTTGACCTCCCAAACATCAGAACCGGTTGAAAGTGAAGTGCCTCCTCGGGAGCCCATGGAGGCGGAAGAAGTGGAGGAGCGTGCCCCTACCCAGAGCCCGGAGCTCACCCCTTCAGGCCCAGCCCCAGCGGGCCCCGCATCTGCCCCAGAGACAAATGCACCCAA CCACCCTTCGCCTGCGGAGTACGTCGAGGTGCTTCAGGAGCTGCAGCGGCTTGAGAGCCGCCTCCAGCCCTTCCTGCAGCGCTACTATGAGGTTTTGGGCGCTGCTGCCACCACGGACTATAACAACAAT CAAGAGGGCCGTGAGGAGGACCAGCGCTTGATCAACTTGGTGGGGGAGAGCCTGCGGCTGCTGGGCAACACCTTCGTGGCGCTGTCTGACCTGCGTTGCAATCTGGCCTGTGCGCCCCCTCGTCATCTGCACGTGGTCCGGCCCATGTCTCACTACACCACCCCCATGGTGCTCCAGCAGGCGGCCATCCCCATCCAG ATCAATGTGGGGACCACTGTGACCATGACAGGGAATGGGACACGGCCCCCCCCGACTCCAAGTGCGGAGGCACCTCCCGCTGGTGCTGGGCAGGCCTCGTCCCTGGCCCCCTCTTCTACCACCATTGAGTCTTCGAATGAGGGGGCTTCCCCGCCAGGGCCGGCTCCCCCACCGACCACCAGCCACCCGAGGGTCATCCGGATTTCCCACCAGAGCGTGGAACCCGTGGTCATGATGCACATGAACATCCAAG ATTCTGGCACACAGCCTGGTGGAGTTCCGAGTGCTCCCACTGGCCCCCTAGGACCCCCTGGTCATGGCCAGACCCTGG GCTCCACCCTCATCCagctgccctccctgccccctgagTTCATGCACGCCGTCGCCCACCAGATCACTCATGAGGCCATGGTGGCAGCTGTTGCCTCCGCGGCCGCAG GACAGCAGGTGCCAGGCTTCCCAACAGCTCCCACCCGGCTGGTGATTGCCCGGCCCACCCCTCCACAGGCTCGGCCTTCCCATCCTGGGGGGCCCCCAGTCTCAGGGGCTCTG CCGGGCGCTGGTTTGGGTACCAATGCCTCTTTAGCCCAGATGGTGAGCGGCCTCGTGGGGCAGCTTCTTATGCAGCCTGTCCTTGTGG CTCAGGGGACCCCGGGAATGGCTCCACCTCCAGCCCCTGCCACTGCGTCAGCCAGTTCTGGTACCACCAACACGGCTACCACAGCTGGCCCTGCCCCCGGGGGGCCCGCCCAGCCTCCGCCGCCTCAAGCCTCCGCCTCTGATATTCAGTTCTCTCAGCTCCTGGGGAACCTGCTGGGGCCTGCTGGGCCGGGAACTGGAGGGCCTGGTGTGGCTTCTCCCACCATTACTGTGGCAATGCCTGGTGTGCCCgcctttctccagggcatgaCGGACTTTTTGCAG GCAACACAAACAGctgctccccctcctcctccgcctccacccccaccaccccctccgGCCCCAGAGCAGCAGACAGCGCCCCCACCGGGGTCCCCTTCTGGTGGCAGTGGGAGTCCTGGCAGCGTGGGTCCTGAGAGCCTGCCATTGGAGTTCTTCACCTCAGTGGTGCAGGGTGTGCTGAGCTCACTGCTGGGCTCCCTGGGGGCGCGGGCTGGCAGCAGTGAGAGCATCGCTGCTTTCATACAGCGCCTCAGTGGGTCCAGCAACATCTTTGAGCCCGGGGCCGATGGGGCTCTCG gattcttCGGGGCCTTGCTCTCTCTTCTGTGCCAGAACTTTTCCATGGTGGATGTGGTGATGCTGCTGCACGGGCATTTCCAGCCCCTGCAGCGACTCCAGCCCCAGCTGCGGTCTTTCTTCCACCAGCACTACCTGGGTGGCCAGGAGCCCACACCTGGTAACATCCGG ACGGCAACCCACGCATTGATCACGGGGCTTGAAGAATATGTGCGGGAGAGTTTT TCTTTGGTGCAAGTTCAGCCAGGTGTGGACATCATCCGAACAAACCTGGAATTTCTCCAAGAGCAATTTAATAGCATTGCTGCTCATGTGATGCACTGCACAG ACAGTGGATTTGGGGCCCGATTGCTGGAGCTGTGTAACCAGGGCCTGTTTGAATGCTTGGCCCTGAACCTGCACTGCTTGGGGGGACAGCAGATGGAGCTTGCTGCTGTCATCAATGGCCGAATT CGTCGCATGTCTCGTGGAGTGAATCCATCCTTGGTGAGCTGGCTGACCACTATGATGGGGCTGAGGCTGCAGGTGGTACTGGAACACATGCCTGTAGGCCCTGATGCCATTCTCAGATACGTTCGCCGGGTTGGGGATCCCCCTCAG ACACTTCCTGAGGAGCCAATGGAAGTTCAGGGATCAGAGAGAACTTCCCCTGAGCCTCAG CGGGAGAATGCTTCCCCTGCCCCTGGAACAACAGCAGAAGAGGCCATGTCCCGAGGCCCACCTCCTGCTCCTGAGGGGGGCTCCCGAGACGAACAGGATGGCGCGTCCGCTGAGACAGAACCTTGGGCAGCTGCAGTCCCCCCA GAATGGGTCCCTATTATCCAGCAGGACATTCAGAGCCAGCGGAAGGTGAAACCGCAGCCCCCCCTGAGCGATGCCTACCTCAGTGGTATGCCCGCCAAGAGACGCAAG CTCCGGGCTGACATACAAAAGCGACTGCAGGAAGACCCCAACTACAGCCCCCAGCGCTTCCCGAATGCCCAGAGGGCCTTTGCTGACGATCCCTAG
- the BAG6 gene encoding large proline-rich protein BAG6 isoform X2 produces the protein MEPNDSTSTTMEEPDSLEVLVKTLDSQTRTFIVGAQMNVKEFKEHIAASVSIPSEKQRLIYQGRVLQDDKKLQEYNVGGKVIHLVERAPPQTQLPSGASSGTGSTSATHGGGPPSGTRGPGASVHDRNANSYVMVGTFNLPSEPRVRLVMAQHMIRDIQTLLSRMECRGGAQAQHSQPPLQTPTVAPEPVALTSQTSEPVESEVPPREPMEAEEVEERAPTQSPELTPSGPAPAGPASAPETNAPNHPSPAEYVEVLQELQRLESRLQPFLQRYYEVLGAAATTDYNNNQEGREEDQRLINLVGESLRLLGNTFVALSDLRCNLACAPPRHLHVVRPMSHYTTPMVLQQAAIPIQINVGTTVTMTGNGTRPPPTPSAEAPPAGAGQASSLAPSSTTIESSNEGASPPGPAPPPTTSHPRVIRISHQSVEPVVMMHMNIQDSGTQPGGVPSAPTGPLGPPGHGQTLGSTLIQLPSLPPEFMHAVAHQITHEAMVAAVASAAAGQQVPGFPTAPTRLVIARPTPPQARPSHPGGPPVSGALPGAGLGTNASLAQMVSGLVGQLLMQPVLVAQGTPGMAPPPAPATASASSGTTNTATTAGPAPGGPAQPPPPQASASDIQFSQLLGNLLGPAGPGTGGPGVASPTITVAMPGVPAFLQGMTDFLQATQTAAPPPPPPPPPPPPPAPEQQTAPPPGSPSGGSGSPGSVGPESLPLEFFTSVVQGVLSSLLGSLGARAGSSESIAAFIQRLSGSSNIFEPGADGALGFFGALLSLLCQNFSMVDVVMLLHGHFQPLQRLQPQLRSFFHQHYLGGQEPTPGNIRTATHALITGLEEYVRESFSLVQVQPGVDIIRTNLEFLQEQFNSIAAHVMHCTDSGFGARLLELCNQGLFECLALNLHCLGGQQMELAAVINGRIRRMSRGVNPSLVSWLTTMMGLRLQVVLEHMPVGPDAILRYVRRVGDPPQTLPEEPMEVQGSERTSPEPQRENASPAPGTTAEEAMSRGPPPAPEGGSRDEQDGASAETEPWAAAVPPEWVPIIQQDIQSQRKVKPQPPLSDAYLSGMPAKRRKTMQGEGPQLLLSEAVSRAAKAAGARPLTSPESLSRDLEAPEVQESYRQQLRADIQKRLQEDPNYSPQRFPNAQRAFADDP, from the exons ATGGAGCCCAATGATAGTACCAGTACCACTATGGAGGAACCTGACAGCCTGGAGGTGCTGGTGAAGACCCTGGACTCTCAGACCCGGACCTTTATTGTGGGGGCCCAG ATGAACGTAAAGGAGTTTAAGGAGCATATTGCTGCTTCTGTTAGCATCCCGTCTGAGAAACAACGGCTTATCTACCAGGGACGAGTTCTGCAGGATGATAAGAAGCTCCAAGAATACa ATGTTGGGGGAAAGGTTATTCACCTTGTGGAACGGGCTCCTCCTCAGACTCAGCTCCCTTCTGGAGCGTCTTCTGGAACAGGGTCCACCTCAGCCACCCATGGTGGGGGACCCCCGTCTGGTACTCGGGGGCCTGGGGCCTCTGTCCATGACCGGAATGCCAACAGCTATGTCATGGTTGGAACCTTCAATCTTCCC AGCGAGCCCCGAGTGCGGCTGGTGATGGCTCAGCATATGATCAGGGATATACAGACCTTACTCTCCCGGATGGAG TGCCGAGGCGGGGCCCaagcccagcacagccagccGCCTCTCCAGACGCCAACGGTGGCCCCAGAGCCGGTGGCCTTGACCTCCCAAACATCAGAACCGGTTGAAAGTGAAGTGCCTCCTCGGGAGCCCATGGAGGCGGAAGAAGTGGAGGAGCGTGCCCCTACCCAGAGCCCGGAGCTCACCCCTTCAGGCCCAGCCCCAGCGGGCCCCGCATCTGCCCCAGAGACAAATGCACCCAA CCACCCTTCGCCTGCGGAGTACGTCGAGGTGCTTCAGGAGCTGCAGCGGCTTGAGAGCCGCCTCCAGCCCTTCCTGCAGCGCTACTATGAGGTTTTGGGCGCTGCTGCCACCACGGACTATAACAACAAT CAAGAGGGCCGTGAGGAGGACCAGCGCTTGATCAACTTGGTGGGGGAGAGCCTGCGGCTGCTGGGCAACACCTTCGTGGCGCTGTCTGACCTGCGTTGCAATCTGGCCTGTGCGCCCCCTCGTCATCTGCACGTGGTCCGGCCCATGTCTCACTACACCACCCCCATGGTGCTCCAGCAGGCGGCCATCCCCATCCAG ATCAATGTGGGGACCACTGTGACCATGACAGGGAATGGGACACGGCCCCCCCCGACTCCAAGTGCGGAGGCACCTCCCGCTGGTGCTGGGCAGGCCTCGTCCCTGGCCCCCTCTTCTACCACCATTGAGTCTTCGAATGAGGGGGCTTCCCCGCCAGGGCCGGCTCCCCCACCGACCACCAGCCACCCGAGGGTCATCCGGATTTCCCACCAGAGCGTGGAACCCGTGGTCATGATGCACATGAACATCCAAG ATTCTGGCACACAGCCTGGTGGAGTTCCGAGTGCTCCCACTGGCCCCCTAGGACCCCCTGGTCATGGCCAGACCCTGG GCTCCACCCTCATCCagctgccctccctgccccctgagTTCATGCACGCCGTCGCCCACCAGATCACTCATGAGGCCATGGTGGCAGCTGTTGCCTCCGCGGCCGCAG GACAGCAGGTGCCAGGCTTCCCAACAGCTCCCACCCGGCTGGTGATTGCCCGGCCCACCCCTCCACAGGCTCGGCCTTCCCATCCTGGGGGGCCCCCAGTCTCAGGGGCTCTG CCGGGCGCTGGTTTGGGTACCAATGCCTCTTTAGCCCAGATGGTGAGCGGCCTCGTGGGGCAGCTTCTTATGCAGCCTGTCCTTGTGG CTCAGGGGACCCCGGGAATGGCTCCACCTCCAGCCCCTGCCACTGCGTCAGCCAGTTCTGGTACCACCAACACGGCTACCACAGCTGGCCCTGCCCCCGGGGGGCCCGCCCAGCCTCCGCCGCCTCAAGCCTCCGCCTCTGATATTCAGTTCTCTCAGCTCCTGGGGAACCTGCTGGGGCCTGCTGGGCCGGGAACTGGAGGGCCTGGTGTGGCTTCTCCCACCATTACTGTGGCAATGCCTGGTGTGCCCgcctttctccagggcatgaCGGACTTTTTGCAG GCAACACAAACAGctgctccccctcctcctccgcctccacccccaccaccccctccgGCCCCAGAGCAGCAGACAGCGCCCCCACCGGGGTCCCCTTCTGGTGGCAGTGGGAGTCCTGGCAGCGTGGGTCCTGAGAGCCTGCCATTGGAGTTCTTCACCTCAGTGGTGCAGGGTGTGCTGAGCTCACTGCTGGGCTCCCTGGGGGCGCGGGCTGGCAGCAGTGAGAGCATCGCTGCTTTCATACAGCGCCTCAGTGGGTCCAGCAACATCTTTGAGCCCGGGGCCGATGGGGCTCTCG gattcttCGGGGCCTTGCTCTCTCTTCTGTGCCAGAACTTTTCCATGGTGGATGTGGTGATGCTGCTGCACGGGCATTTCCAGCCCCTGCAGCGACTCCAGCCCCAGCTGCGGTCTTTCTTCCACCAGCACTACCTGGGTGGCCAGGAGCCCACACCTGGTAACATCCGG ACGGCAACCCACGCATTGATCACGGGGCTTGAAGAATATGTGCGGGAGAGTTTT TCTTTGGTGCAAGTTCAGCCAGGTGTGGACATCATCCGAACAAACCTGGAATTTCTCCAAGAGCAATTTAATAGCATTGCTGCTCATGTGATGCACTGCACAG ACAGTGGATTTGGGGCCCGATTGCTGGAGCTGTGTAACCAGGGCCTGTTTGAATGCTTGGCCCTGAACCTGCACTGCTTGGGGGGACAGCAGATGGAGCTTGCTGCTGTCATCAATGGCCGAATT CGTCGCATGTCTCGTGGAGTGAATCCATCCTTGGTGAGCTGGCTGACCACTATGATGGGGCTGAGGCTGCAGGTGGTACTGGAACACATGCCTGTAGGCCCTGATGCCATTCTCAGATACGTTCGCCGGGTTGGGGATCCCCCTCAG ACACTTCCTGAGGAGCCAATGGAAGTTCAGGGATCAGAGAGAACTTCCCCTGAGCCTCAG CGGGAGAATGCTTCCCCTGCCCCTGGAACAACAGCAGAAGAGGCCATGTCCCGAGGCCCACCTCCTGCTCCTGAGGGGGGCTCCCGAGACGAACAGGATGGCGCGTCCGCTGAGACAGAACCTTGGGCAGCTGCAGTCCCCCCA GAATGGGTCCCTATTATCCAGCAGGACATTCAGAGCCAGCGGAAGGTGAAACCGCAGCCCCCCCTGAGCGATGCCTACCTCAGTGGTATGCCCGCCAAGAGACGCAAG ACGATGCAGGGTGAGGGCCCCCAGCTGCTTCTCTCAGAGGCCGTGAGCCGGGCAGCTAAGGCAGCCGGAGCTCGGCCCCTGACGAGCCCCGAGAGCCTGAGCCGGGACCTGGAGGCACCAGAGGTTCAGGAGAGCTACAGGCAGCAG CTCCGGGCTGACATACAAAAGCGACTGCAGGAAGACCCCAACTACAGCCCCCAGCGCTTCCCGAATGCCCAGAGGGCCTTTGCTGACGATCCCTAG
- the BAG6 gene encoding large proline-rich protein BAG6 isoform X9 produces the protein MEPNDSTSTTMEEPDSLEVLVKTLDSQTRTFIVGAQMNVKEFKEHIAASVSIPSEKQRLIYQGRVLQDDKKLQEYNVGGKVIHLVERAPPQTQLPSGASSGTGSTSATHGGGPPSGTRGPGASVHDRNANSYVMVGTFNLPSEPRVRLVMAQHMIRDIQTLLSRMECRGGAQAQHSQPPLQTPTVAPEPVALTSQTSEPVESEVPPREPMEAEEVEERAPTQSPELTPSGPAPAGPASAPETNAPNHPSPAEYVEVLQELQRLESRLQPFLQRYYEVLGAAATTDYNNNQEGREEDQRLINLVGESLRLLGNTFVALSDLRCNLACAPPRHLHVVRPMSHYTTPMVLQQAAIPIQINVGTTVTMTGNGTRPPPTPSAEAPPAGAGQASSLAPSSTTIESSNEGASPPGPAPPPTTSHPRVIRISHQSVEPVVMMHMNIQDSGTQPGGVPSAPTGPLGPPGHGQTLGQQVPGFPTAPTRLVIARPTPPQARPSHPGGPPVSGALPGAGLGTNASLAQMVSGLVGQLLMQPVLVAQGTPGMAPPPAPATASASSGTTNTATTAGPAPGGPAQPPPPQASASDIQFSQLLGNLLGPAGPGTGGPGVASPTITVAMPGVPAFLQGMTDFLQATQTAAPPPPPPPPPPPPPAPEQQTAPPPGSPSGGSGSPGSVGPESLPLEFFTSVVQGVLSSLLGSLGARAGSSESIAAFIQRLSGSSNIFEPGADGALGFFGALLSLLCQNFSMVDVVMLLHGHFQPLQRLQPQLRSFFHQHYLGGQEPTPGNIRTATHALITGLEEYVRESFSLVQVQPGVDIIRTNLEFLQEQFNSIAAHVMHCTDSGFGARLLELCNQGLFECLALNLHCLGGQQMELAAVINGRIRRMSRGVNPSLVSWLTTMMGLRLQVVLEHMPVGPDAILRYVRRVGDPPQTLPEEPMEVQGSERTSPEPQRENASPAPGTTAEEAMSRGPPPAPEGGSRDEQDGASAETEPWAAAVPPEWVPIIQQDIQSQRKVKPQPPLSDAYLSGMPAKRRKLRADIQKRLQEDPNYSPQRFPNAQRAFADDP, from the exons ATGGAGCCCAATGATAGTACCAGTACCACTATGGAGGAACCTGACAGCCTGGAGGTGCTGGTGAAGACCCTGGACTCTCAGACCCGGACCTTTATTGTGGGGGCCCAG ATGAACGTAAAGGAGTTTAAGGAGCATATTGCTGCTTCTGTTAGCATCCCGTCTGAGAAACAACGGCTTATCTACCAGGGACGAGTTCTGCAGGATGATAAGAAGCTCCAAGAATACa ATGTTGGGGGAAAGGTTATTCACCTTGTGGAACGGGCTCCTCCTCAGACTCAGCTCCCTTCTGGAGCGTCTTCTGGAACAGGGTCCACCTCAGCCACCCATGGTGGGGGACCCCCGTCTGGTACTCGGGGGCCTGGGGCCTCTGTCCATGACCGGAATGCCAACAGCTATGTCATGGTTGGAACCTTCAATCTTCCC AGCGAGCCCCGAGTGCGGCTGGTGATGGCTCAGCATATGATCAGGGATATACAGACCTTACTCTCCCGGATGGAG TGCCGAGGCGGGGCCCaagcccagcacagccagccGCCTCTCCAGACGCCAACGGTGGCCCCAGAGCCGGTGGCCTTGACCTCCCAAACATCAGAACCGGTTGAAAGTGAAGTGCCTCCTCGGGAGCCCATGGAGGCGGAAGAAGTGGAGGAGCGTGCCCCTACCCAGAGCCCGGAGCTCACCCCTTCAGGCCCAGCCCCAGCGGGCCCCGCATCTGCCCCAGAGACAAATGCACCCAA CCACCCTTCGCCTGCGGAGTACGTCGAGGTGCTTCAGGAGCTGCAGCGGCTTGAGAGCCGCCTCCAGCCCTTCCTGCAGCGCTACTATGAGGTTTTGGGCGCTGCTGCCACCACGGACTATAACAACAAT CAAGAGGGCCGTGAGGAGGACCAGCGCTTGATCAACTTGGTGGGGGAGAGCCTGCGGCTGCTGGGCAACACCTTCGTGGCGCTGTCTGACCTGCGTTGCAATCTGGCCTGTGCGCCCCCTCGTCATCTGCACGTGGTCCGGCCCATGTCTCACTACACCACCCCCATGGTGCTCCAGCAGGCGGCCATCCCCATCCAG ATCAATGTGGGGACCACTGTGACCATGACAGGGAATGGGACACGGCCCCCCCCGACTCCAAGTGCGGAGGCACCTCCCGCTGGTGCTGGGCAGGCCTCGTCCCTGGCCCCCTCTTCTACCACCATTGAGTCTTCGAATGAGGGGGCTTCCCCGCCAGGGCCGGCTCCCCCACCGACCACCAGCCACCCGAGGGTCATCCGGATTTCCCACCAGAGCGTGGAACCCGTGGTCATGATGCACATGAACATCCAAG ATTCTGGCACACAGCCTGGTGGAGTTCCGAGTGCTCCCACTGGCCCCCTAGGACCCCCTGGTCATGGCCAGACCCTGG GACAGCAGGTGCCAGGCTTCCCAACAGCTCCCACCCGGCTGGTGATTGCCCGGCCCACCCCTCCACAGGCTCGGCCTTCCCATCCTGGGGGGCCCCCAGTCTCAGGGGCTCTG CCGGGCGCTGGTTTGGGTACCAATGCCTCTTTAGCCCAGATGGTGAGCGGCCTCGTGGGGCAGCTTCTTATGCAGCCTGTCCTTGTGG CTCAGGGGACCCCGGGAATGGCTCCACCTCCAGCCCCTGCCACTGCGTCAGCCAGTTCTGGTACCACCAACACGGCTACCACAGCTGGCCCTGCCCCCGGGGGGCCCGCCCAGCCTCCGCCGCCTCAAGCCTCCGCCTCTGATATTCAGTTCTCTCAGCTCCTGGGGAACCTGCTGGGGCCTGCTGGGCCGGGAACTGGAGGGCCTGGTGTGGCTTCTCCCACCATTACTGTGGCAATGCCTGGTGTGCCCgcctttctccagggcatgaCGGACTTTTTGCAG GCAACACAAACAGctgctccccctcctcctccgcctccacccccaccaccccctccgGCCCCAGAGCAGCAGACAGCGCCCCCACCGGGGTCCCCTTCTGGTGGCAGTGGGAGTCCTGGCAGCGTGGGTCCTGAGAGCCTGCCATTGGAGTTCTTCACCTCAGTGGTGCAGGGTGTGCTGAGCTCACTGCTGGGCTCCCTGGGGGCGCGGGCTGGCAGCAGTGAGAGCATCGCTGCTTTCATACAGCGCCTCAGTGGGTCCAGCAACATCTTTGAGCCCGGGGCCGATGGGGCTCTCG gattcttCGGGGCCTTGCTCTCTCTTCTGTGCCAGAACTTTTCCATGGTGGATGTGGTGATGCTGCTGCACGGGCATTTCCAGCCCCTGCAGCGACTCCAGCCCCAGCTGCGGTCTTTCTTCCACCAGCACTACCTGGGTGGCCAGGAGCCCACACCTGGTAACATCCGG ACGGCAACCCACGCATTGATCACGGGGCTTGAAGAATATGTGCGGGAGAGTTTT TCTTTGGTGCAAGTTCAGCCAGGTGTGGACATCATCCGAACAAACCTGGAATTTCTCCAAGAGCAATTTAATAGCATTGCTGCTCATGTGATGCACTGCACAG ACAGTGGATTTGGGGCCCGATTGCTGGAGCTGTGTAACCAGGGCCTGTTTGAATGCTTGGCCCTGAACCTGCACTGCTTGGGGGGACAGCAGATGGAGCTTGCTGCTGTCATCAATGGCCGAATT CGTCGCATGTCTCGTGGAGTGAATCCATCCTTGGTGAGCTGGCTGACCACTATGATGGGGCTGAGGCTGCAGGTGGTACTGGAACACATGCCTGTAGGCCCTGATGCCATTCTCAGATACGTTCGCCGGGTTGGGGATCCCCCTCAG ACACTTCCTGAGGAGCCAATGGAAGTTCAGGGATCAGAGAGAACTTCCCCTGAGCCTCAG CGGGAGAATGCTTCCCCTGCCCCTGGAACAACAGCAGAAGAGGCCATGTCCCGAGGCCCACCTCCTGCTCCTGAGGGGGGCTCCCGAGACGAACAGGATGGCGCGTCCGCTGAGACAGAACCTTGGGCAGCTGCAGTCCCCCCA GAATGGGTCCCTATTATCCAGCAGGACATTCAGAGCCAGCGGAAGGTGAAACCGCAGCCCCCCCTGAGCGATGCCTACCTCAGTGGTATGCCCGCCAAGAGACGCAAG CTCCGGGCTGACATACAAAAGCGACTGCAGGAAGACCCCAACTACAGCCCCCAGCGCTTCCCGAATGCCCAGAGGGCCTTTGCTGACGATCCCTAG